In Vicia villosa cultivar HV-30 ecotype Madison, WI linkage group LG7, Vvil1.0, whole genome shotgun sequence, the DNA window tttttttgctttttttcggCGATTTTACAGGGAAAGTTGGAGTACTTTGTGAAATGGTGAGTGTTAGTTTTTGCTTTATTGGTGACAATTTTTGAGGAAAAAGtgatttatttaatgttttttgtttattttgtttgtgATTGAAGGTCGGGATGGGATGAGTCAGCAAATACTTGGGAGCCTCGAGATAATTTGGTTGCTCTTCCTGAGATTGTTCGAGCTTTTGAGGAACGGTATTGCCTTGTTCGAGTTTTACATTTGTCTTGTGTTTGTTATGATTATGAATGACTTTGAATGTTAGAAATGCGATAGGCATTGTTTGGATAAACAATTCAATTAAGCGCGCTTATAACATTATCACTTATCATGTAAAATGCTTATGTATAGGCTATTTCTATAACCAAAATCAAAATGTTTTCATATGTTTACGATTTGTTTGCTTATGAATGTTTGTTTCTTTGTTGTTTTGAAACAGCTTGCAATCGACACCGCATCAGAAGCGCAAGCGAACGCAATCTAGTAATAGCGCTCCACTCAAGAAAAGGGTGGAGCGTTCCGCCACTCCTTATAGCCTTAGAGGCATAAAAACTGGTACAACTAGCACCAACCATTCAAAGGCGGCTGACAGTAATTCACAACCCGCCGCCCCTCTCAATGAGCAACCCAGTATTCTCGACACTCCTGCATTTCCTCAGACCGTGCTGTTTGCTGACGAAGTAGAAAATTACGGTGAAGGAAGCGGTcttgaaaaagtcaatcaggctAATAATGATATGTCTGTGGATCCTCCAGAAGATGTTcctcgaaagaatgaggaaaacGAGTCTGATCCTAAGCTTACTCCAAACATCGAAGAAAACAAGTCGGATCCTAAGCTTACTCCAAACATTGAAGAAAACAAGTCCGATCCTGAGCTTACTCCAAACATCGAGGAAAACAAGTCTGGTCCTAAGCTTACtcgaaaaattgaagaaaagaagTCTGGTCCCAAGCTTACtcgaaaaattgaagaaaagaaaTCTGGTCCTAAGCTTACTCGAAAAAATAAGGCAAGCAAATCTGATCCTAAGCCTACCCCAAACAATGAAGAAAACAAGTCGGGTCCTAGGATTACTCGAAAAAATAAGACAAAGAAATCTGATCCTAAGCCTACTCCAAACACTGAAGAAAACAAGTCAGGTCCTAGGCTTACTCGAAAAAATAAGGCAAATAAATCGGATCCTAAGCTTACTCCAAACATTGAAGAAAACAAGTCGGGTCCTAGGCTTACTCGAAAAAACAAGGCAAATAAGTCTGATTCTAAGCTTActccaaaaattgaagaaaacaaGTCGGGTCTTAGGCTTACTCGAAAAAATAAGGCAAATAAGTCCGATTTTAAGCTTActccaaaaattgaagaaaaaaagttgGGTCCTAGGCTTACTCGAAAAAATAAGGCAAACAAGTCGGGTCCTAAGCTTACTCCAAACATTGAAAAAAAAGTGTCTGATCCTAAGCATACTCCAAACATTGAAGAAAAAGAGTGGGATCCTAAGGTTACTCGAAAGGAAAACAAGTCTGATTCAAAGCTTACTCCAAATGTCGAAGAAAACAAGTCCGATCCTAAGCTTACTCCAAACATTGAAGAAAACGAGTCTGATCCTAAGCTTATTCCAAACAAGGAGGAAAACAAGGTTGATCCTAAGCTTACTTCAAAGATTGAAGAAAACAAGTATGATCCTAAGATAACTCCAAACAAGGAGGGAAACAAGTCTGATCCTAAGCTTAGCGAACATAAAGCTACAGCAACCAATGAAAATGACGCTAACAACCTCGCTATACAGTTTGAAGAAGCCGTGACTCCTCCTATAAAACCTCACATGACTGAGCAGCCAACTGCGGTTTTCACAGAAGGGATTACCAAACAAAGTGCAGGTAGCGCAGAA includes these proteins:
- the LOC131619838 gene encoding uncharacterized protein LOC131619838, translating into MKGEEGVKTTTTTTLEAPKDVAAVDYVAADAVEEIEEHGNDSLAEKENSQVEKEVSDYEDEEKEEEDEDESDEENGDAADLEGLSLDDGFFEVEAIQRKRYRKGKLEYFVKWSGWDESANTWEPRDNLVALPEIVRAFEERLQSTPHQKRKRTQSSNSAPLKKRVERSATPYSLRGIKTGTTSTNHSKAADSNSQPAAPLNEQPSILDTPAFPQTVLFADEVENYGEGSGLEKVNQANNDMSVDPPEDVPRKNEENESDPKLTPNIEENKSDPKLTPNIEENKSDPELTPNIEENKSGPKLTRKIEEKKSGPKLTRKIEEKKSGPKLTRKNKASKSDPKPTPNNEENKSGPRITRKNKTKKSDPKPTPNTEENKSGPRLTRKNKANKSDPKLTPNIEENKSGPRLTRKNKANKSDSKLTPKIEENKSGLRLTRKNKANKSDFKLTPKIEEKKLGPRLTRKNKANKSGPKLTPNIEKKVSDPKHTPNIEEKEWDPKVTRKENKSDSKLTPNVEENKSDPKLTPNIEENESDPKLIPNKEENKVDPKLTSKIEENKYDPKITPNKEGNKSDPKLSEHKATATNENDANNLAIQFEEAVTPPIKPHMTEQPTAVFTEGITKQSAGSAEPVQTGSGRLGTRRRKTIAKS